A stretch of Thermococcus bergensis DNA encodes these proteins:
- a CDS encoding urease accessory protein UreH domain-containing protein has translation MRKPTMLLIALVIFTSLVSASIVTYGNLEFYTISSEKELETLLSDHEGEYFFIFYHSETCPACNYMKTNVFPTQKAKEVLRGINLVSIDVYKGRTLTNLQYKVYDKVLVIQPDNVGYYTPKEKGELINVGVPGTPTMIIFKVENGERILKGVAVGALNPEGLEFFVQNSLGDATNSERSSKESQGKDETSSTGNLSLAVLLPIFSAGILSVFSPCVLPLIAGTFSLLFAKRKVEVVIAGLVVSFSLLGALAGSLGSYIAQVRGALYLVGGLGFILVGASLISNTVNQKLLKFIPSPSERISSKNGYVYDFLLGSALGATWIGCIAPYVGFAVITAALSGSTLKGIVVMGIYGLGMGLTIYLILSSKDLADWINKKFLSNKLSLTREKKAKWEKILGVVIVLFGALMLTELTPLKLWSALFEKLAKL, from the coding sequence GTGAGAAAGCCCACTATGCTCCTGATTGCACTTGTCATCTTCACAAGCTTGGTGAGCGCGAGTATTGTAACTTATGGGAATTTGGAGTTTTACACAATCTCAAGCGAAAAAGAGCTTGAGACCTTACTTTCAGATCATGAAGGAGAATACTTCTTCATCTTTTATCATTCAGAGACTTGTCCAGCCTGTAATTATATGAAAACCAATGTTTTCCCGACACAAAAGGCAAAGGAAGTCTTGAGGGGCATAAATTTGGTCTCAATCGACGTGTATAAAGGGAGAACACTAACAAACCTCCAATACAAGGTTTACGATAAAGTTCTCGTCATCCAACCGGACAACGTGGGCTACTACACCCCAAAAGAAAAGGGTGAGCTAATAAACGTCGGTGTGCCTGGGACACCAACCATGATAATATTCAAAGTTGAAAATGGAGAGAGGATTCTGAAAGGTGTGGCCGTTGGGGCATTAAATCCGGAAGGTTTAGAATTCTTCGTGCAGAACAGCCTCGGAGATGCTACGAATAGCGAGAGGTCAAGCAAAGAATCACAAGGGAAAGATGAAACCTCTTCCACAGGCAATTTATCTTTAGCAGTCCTCCTACCCATCTTCTCAGCTGGAATTCTAAGCGTGTTTTCGCCCTGTGTTCTGCCTCTTATAGCGGGAACGTTTTCACTCCTTTTTGCAAAGAGGAAGGTTGAGGTTGTCATAGCGGGCCTTGTTGTGTCTTTTTCTTTGCTTGGGGCCTTAGCAGGTAGCTTGGGCTCTTATATCGCTCAGGTTAGGGGGGCTCTCTATCTTGTAGGTGGCCTCGGGTTCATTCTGGTTGGAGCATCGTTAATAAGTAATACCGTTAACCAAAAACTGCTTAAATTCATTCCCTCTCCTTCAGAGAGGATTTCATCGAAGAACGGCTATGTTTACGACTTTCTATTGGGTTCTGCACTTGGGGCAACTTGGATTGGATGTATAGCGCCGTACGTCGGGTTTGCTGTTATTACAGCAGCATTAAGCGGAAGTACCTTAAAGGGGATAGTGGTCATGGGCATCTACGGTCTGGGAATGGGGCTTACCATCTATTTGATCCTTAGCTCAAAAGATCTTGCCGATTGGATAAATAAAAAGTTCCTATCGAACAAACTAAGCCTAACCAGGGAGAAGAAAGCTAAGTGGGAGAAAATTCTGGGGGTTGTGATAGTTCTCTTCGGAGCTCTGATGCTCACCGAACTAACTCCCCTCAAGCTCTGGAGTGCTCTATTTGAAAAGCTTGCAAAACTTTAA
- the cas10 gene encoding type III-A CRISPR-associated protein Cas10/Csm1, with translation MDFYKFVSLGGLLHDIGKPVQRAGIYSGDHSEQGAKFLRDLAKSTGRDEFNLLSLFSEFHHLSKMDEGTMRAKIRELSPERFGLTEDEVLDALWIVYEADNLSSREREEGKPQSLRLMGSVFSPKRHYPLARLELGGNGDSPNRLPVPETGVVVRAENYRGMVKEVWTTLSEALLKIDRLLPVLEKHLTFVSSFTAEGNVISLYDHMKMTSAIALAMARAGCRREDVKSGKCRKEERFLLIEGDFSGIQDFIYGVSGRGTLKYLRARSAYLELIGWDVVLEVLSRLGLTRANVVFNAGGHFLIIAQNTEEAVKALEEIRVKVSEWLYRNFDGKLYLALEWEPIAGKELGREGVNNLFSEARRRLKKKLNIRKLRRFEEVKDIFEAPKKAERLEECPVCGREVAKLDRFKYSDDPEARACDRCNELAELGEKLPKIGGFILDRSEARGAITTGPFRYFIPYQGGGAGGEALLLKNTLDVPEGLPEDVTFIPYLVADYYKRGEKGVATFEELATASLGTKRIGVLKGDVDKLGEFFGGMDSLSKLATASRFMDYFFKVYLKGIIHGKYVGEVPLLNPPLKPWPDEPDIVVVYAGGDDFFIVGAWEQVFELAFRIREAFRAYTGEGRTISMALGYFDEKTPIYRMADVVSERLSVAKDEGRNRIHVIERTRPNAENHFLSYTWDEYRELWRSYAEKIYAGNGKLSKGLEGKNSLLWRILQFRELYVRDPSSVRWAYLTAYLLGRHELGNLFPELVGIDVRRFQAGEPQPIYSVDGVLKVVLMAVRR, from the coding sequence GTGGATTTTTATAAGTTTGTGTCTCTCGGCGGCCTCCTCCACGACATAGGCAAACCCGTCCAGAGGGCGGGCATCTACTCGGGCGACCACTCCGAACAGGGGGCGAAGTTCCTGCGCGACCTGGCAAAGAGTACAGGGCGGGACGAGTTCAATCTTCTCTCGCTCTTCTCGGAGTTCCACCATCTCTCTAAGATGGACGAGGGAACCATGAGGGCGAAAATCCGGGAGCTTTCGCCGGAGCGCTTCGGCCTTACGGAGGACGAAGTCCTCGACGCCCTCTGGATAGTCTATGAAGCGGACAACCTATCATCGAGGGAGAGGGAGGAGGGAAAGCCCCAATCACTGCGCCTGATGGGGTCGGTGTTTAGCCCAAAGCGACATTATCCACTGGCCAGACTTGAGCTCGGAGGAAATGGGGATTCTCCCAACAGGCTCCCGGTACCGGAAACGGGAGTGGTAGTAAGGGCCGAGAACTACAGAGGCATGGTCAAAGAGGTATGGACGACCCTCTCCGAGGCACTTCTCAAAATCGACAGACTGCTCCCGGTTCTTGAGAAACACCTCACCTTCGTCAGCTCCTTCACCGCCGAGGGGAACGTGATCTCACTCTACGACCATATGAAGATGACGTCAGCGATAGCGCTCGCGATGGCGAGGGCGGGCTGTAGGAGGGAGGACGTGAAGTCAGGGAAGTGCAGGAAGGAGGAGCGCTTCCTCCTCATCGAGGGTGACTTCTCCGGCATTCAGGACTTCATCTACGGCGTGAGCGGCAGGGGGACGCTCAAGTACCTCCGCGCGAGGAGCGCCTACCTCGAGCTTATCGGCTGGGACGTCGTGCTTGAGGTGCTCTCAAGGCTCGGCCTCACGAGGGCCAACGTCGTCTTCAACGCGGGCGGCCACTTCCTCATAATAGCCCAGAACACGGAGGAAGCGGTTAAAGCACTTGAGGAGATAAGAGTGAAGGTCTCCGAGTGGCTCTACCGCAACTTCGATGGCAAGCTCTACCTCGCCCTCGAGTGGGAGCCGATAGCCGGGAAGGAGCTCGGAAGGGAAGGGGTCAATAACCTCTTCAGCGAGGCCCGGAGAAGGCTCAAGAAAAAGCTGAACATCAGAAAGCTCCGCCGCTTTGAGGAAGTCAAGGACATCTTCGAGGCTCCAAAAAAGGCTGAAAGGCTCGAGGAATGCCCTGTCTGCGGCAGGGAAGTCGCTAAGCTTGACCGCTTCAAGTACTCGGACGACCCCGAGGCCAGGGCCTGCGACAGGTGCAACGAGCTTGCAGAGCTCGGGGAAAAGCTCCCCAAGATCGGTGGATTCATCCTCGACAGGAGCGAAGCGAGAGGGGCCATAACGACGGGGCCCTTCAGGTACTTCATACCCTACCAAGGCGGGGGAGCAGGGGGAGAGGCCCTCCTCCTCAAGAACACCCTCGACGTTCCAGAGGGTCTCCCGGAGGATGTGACCTTCATCCCGTACCTCGTCGCCGACTACTATAAGAGGGGCGAGAAGGGAGTGGCCACTTTCGAGGAGCTCGCTACTGCCTCCCTTGGCACGAAGAGGATAGGAGTCCTTAAGGGAGATGTCGATAAGCTCGGTGAGTTCTTTGGTGGTATGGACAGCCTCTCAAAGCTCGCCACAGCTTCTCGCTTCATGGACTACTTCTTCAAGGTTTACCTCAAGGGGATAATCCACGGAAAGTACGTGGGAGAAGTCCCTCTCCTCAACCCTCCCCTCAAGCCCTGGCCGGATGAGCCGGATATCGTTGTAGTCTACGCCGGTGGAGACGACTTCTTCATAGTAGGGGCATGGGAGCAGGTCTTCGAGCTCGCCTTCAGGATTAGAGAGGCCTTCAGGGCCTACACGGGAGAGGGAAGGACAATCTCAATGGCGCTCGGCTACTTTGATGAAAAGACCCCGATCTACAGGATGGCCGATGTAGTAAGCGAGCGCCTCAGCGTTGCCAAGGACGAGGGGAGAAACAGAATCCACGTGATCGAGAGGACAAGACCCAACGCCGAGAACCACTTCCTCAGCTACACGTGGGACGAATACAGGGAGCTGTGGAGGAGCTATGCTGAAAAAATCTACGCCGGAAATGGGAAGCTGAGTAAGGGACTCGAAGGGAAAAATTCTCTCCTCTGGAGGATTCTCCAGTTCAGGGAGCTCTACGTCCGTGATCCTTCCAGCGTGAGGTGGGCGTACTTAACGGCTTACCTCCTTGGGAGGCACGAACTTGGAAACCTCTTCCCCGAGCTTGTGGGGATAGACGTTAGGAGGTTCCAGGCCGGGGAGCCCCAGCCGATATACTCCGTTGACGGAGTACTCAAGGTTGTGCTCATGGCCGTTAGGAGGTGA
- the csm2 gene encoding type III-A CRISPR-associated protein Csm2 translates to MGFNYSRERTPHGQRPGGFGSRPQRNESTPVDKIKATSKDFLKWTPQERLQNAMELGRYLFSQNLKTNQIRRVLETACRVHLDIKRGVKKDFINDIIKMRDLLAYEVGKATNGNQRKALEDLHAVIDPMLDVIMKKPSPKNFEVFYDFLQAAVLQAVVIESIKADSKNFLSWTPQERLQNAMELGCYLSQNLKTNQIRRVLETARRVHLSLKREGRGEFIDDVVKMRYLLAYAVGKETNRYKKDALKTLYDVLDPMLEVIMNNPTPENFEVFYDFLQAVVAYHKFYGGGD, encoded by the coding sequence ATGGGCTTCAATTATTCCCGGGAAAGAACGCCGCATGGGCAGAGGCCCGGAGGCTTCGGCTCCAGGCCTCAAAGAAATGAGTCCACCCCAGTGGATAAGATAAAAGCAACCTCGAAGGACTTTTTGAAGTGGACGCCCCAGGAGAGGCTTCAAAATGCCATGGAGCTTGGCCGTTATCTCTTCTCTCAAAACCTGAAGACAAACCAGATACGCAGAGTTCTTGAAACCGCATGCCGTGTGCACCTAGACATTAAACGAGGAGTCAAAAAGGACTTTATTAATGATATCATCAAAATGCGTGATCTTTTGGCTTATGAAGTTGGAAAGGCTACAAACGGGAATCAGAGGAAAGCTTTAGAAGATTTACATGCTGTAATTGATCCAATGCTTGATGTAATTATGAAGAAACCCTCTCCCAAGAACTTTGAGGTATTTTACGACTTCCTTCAGGCTGCTGTTCTTCAGGCTGTTGTTATAGAAAGTATAAAAGCCGATTCAAAAAACTTTTTGAGCTGGACACCACAGGAGAGGCTCCAAAATGCGATGGAACTTGGCTGTTATCTCTCTCAAAACCTGAAGACAAACCAGATACGCAGGGTTCTTGAAACCGCACGCCGTGTTCACTTGTCACTCAAAAGGGAGGGACGTGGAGAGTTCATCGATGACGTCGTTAAGATGCGCTACCTCTTAGCTTATGCCGTTGGAAAGGAGACTAACAGGTACAAGAAGGATGCCCTAAAGACGCTTTACGATGTCCTTGACCCGATGCTCGAAGTCATCATGAACAATCCAACGCCCGAGAATTTTGAAGTCTTTTACGACTTCCTTCAGGCCGTTGTGGCCTACCACAAGTTTTACGGAGGCGGTGACTGA
- the csm4 gene encoding type III-A CRISPR-associated RAMP protein Csm4 has translation MELKAIKLKLRGPLTGIPHADTLFGAMATAIGALYGGGAIGEFAELFQRGARISSAFPYDGETLFLPKPLTADLWLYGRENIPDLKRLKSAKYLTLEDFERALNLEPFAYTEMPYKIVEMPKVALDRMTNNSSLYFWEEVRFKPNAGVYFFYQGDEKMLKEFIEPALRYLGDSGLGGKGTWGYGIFDFEIEEIEIKVPQGEAFVTLSNTLPTKTPLLWRLLRKGGWTSWGRKPKMNFVEEGSIIEDDPGRMEKLTVGGKDIYVYGFSFPIPAKLPEGLV, from the coding sequence ATGGAGCTCAAGGCCATCAAGCTGAAGCTCAGGGGGCCTCTCACAGGGATTCCCCACGCTGACACGCTGTTCGGGGCAATGGCCACGGCCATTGGAGCGCTATACGGCGGGGGGGCGATAGGCGAGTTTGCGGAGCTGTTCCAGAGAGGAGCGAGGATAAGCTCGGCCTTCCCCTACGATGGAGAAACACTCTTCCTCCCAAAGCCGCTCACCGCCGACCTATGGCTCTATGGCCGTGAGAACATCCCCGACCTCAAGAGACTCAAGAGCGCGAAGTACCTAACGCTTGAAGACTTCGAGAGGGCCCTAAACCTGGAGCCCTTCGCCTACACTGAAATGCCCTATAAGATCGTCGAGATGCCGAAGGTGGCCCTTGACAGGATGACCAACAACTCCTCCCTCTACTTCTGGGAGGAGGTTCGCTTCAAGCCGAACGCGGGGGTTTACTTCTTCTATCAGGGCGACGAGAAGATGTTGAAGGAGTTCATAGAGCCCGCCCTGAGGTACCTCGGCGACAGCGGGCTTGGAGGCAAGGGCACGTGGGGCTACGGCATCTTCGACTTTGAAATTGAGGAAATCGAGATAAAGGTACCGCAGGGGGAGGCTTTCGTAACGCTCTCTAACACCCTTCCAACGAAAACTCCGCTCCTCTGGAGGCTTCTCAGGAAAGGCGGCTGGACATCTTGGGGCAGAAAGCCAAAGATGAACTTCGTCGAGGAGGGCTCGATAATAGAGGACGACCCCGGAAGGATGGAAAAACTAACGGTCGGCGGAAAAGACATTTACGTCTACGGCTTCAGCTTCCCGATTCCAGCGAAGCTCCCGGAGGGATTGGTATGA
- the csm3 gene encoding type III-A CRISPR-associated RAMP protein Csm3 produces the protein MNRNFYGKLVIRGRIKAVTGLHIGAQRETSEIGGIDNPVIKDPLIGLPYIPGSSLKGRLRSLFEIFVNSKLGEWKEKYSSLASYSPGSCREEGEKNCGKFFNRPINKGWIHVCPDYYKAYNCPVCRLFGASGDESNFPSRVIVRDAFLTREWESKWKAGQELLEAKIEVGIDRVTSQANPRTNERVVAGTEFEFEMIYTIEDSQQWEDDVENLLTAMALLEDSYLGGSGSRGYGKVKFIFDGIEFRSADYYRAKKEALPIPVGSKGVRDVLGEFESLFGGIREELKSSPGEG, from the coding sequence ATGAACCGCAACTTTTACGGGAAGCTTGTAATTAGGGGAAGGATAAAGGCCGTCACCGGGCTCCACATCGGGGCCCAGAGGGAGACCTCCGAGATAGGCGGCATAGACAATCCAGTCATAAAGGACCCCCTTATCGGCCTGCCCTACATCCCCGGTTCATCCCTCAAAGGCCGTTTAAGGTCGCTGTTTGAGATATTCGTCAACTCCAAGCTCGGCGAGTGGAAGGAGAAATACTCATCCCTCGCCTCGTACTCTCCCGGTAGCTGCAGAGAAGAGGGAGAGAAAAACTGCGGCAAGTTCTTCAACAGGCCGATAAACAAGGGCTGGATACACGTGTGCCCCGACTACTACAAAGCCTACAACTGTCCAGTGTGCAGACTCTTTGGTGCAAGCGGTGATGAGAGCAACTTCCCATCGAGGGTGATAGTTAGGGACGCTTTTCTCACGAGGGAATGGGAGTCCAAGTGGAAGGCAGGGCAGGAGTTGCTGGAGGCGAAGATCGAGGTTGGCATAGACCGCGTTACATCCCAGGCAAATCCGAGGACAAACGAGCGCGTTGTTGCGGGTACGGAGTTCGAGTTTGAAATGATATACACCATTGAAGACTCCCAGCAGTGGGAGGACGATGTTGAGAACCTCCTCACGGCGATGGCCCTCCTCGAGGACAGCTACCTCGGAGGCTCGGGTTCGAGGGGCTACGGCAAGGTGAAGTTCATCTTCGATGGCATAGAGTTCAGGAGCGCCGACTATTACAGGGCCAAAAAGGAGGCCCTGCCTATCCCGGTGGGATCTAAGGGAGTTAGAGATGTGCTTGGGGAATTCGAGAGCCTCTTTGGAGGGATAAGGGAAGAGCTGAAGAGCAGTCCCGGTGAAGGGTGA
- the csm5 gene encoding type III-A CRISPR-associated RAMP protein Csm5 — MRLTVLSPIHIGDGSELTAVDIYPSHEKIFVLDTARLTNDLLSLGVSIEEILSLLKNPPGDYYVFKGYIDEFKLRVEDYTLYSLPIIGKEGKESMRIKRFIRTDGKPYIPGSSIKGAIRTAVLYKVLKECGDSGTAMEVIRNMAGKAGGKKRENVEHLINAIGRNTTLLEYYIHYLDSQLRRSEERKGRFDPKSADDLLEAIVFGMEPTWNFPGIGYEPKRDPMRALVVRDSGPIGKKHLAVYRVEVVGAENPIPIWVEGLTPEASTEVEIRFDRETLRRNRDYFNGLLWECLSNYGRPEEVFEDFLWEAVEEFYGRVIEEEMRNSSKFGAYKRSVEDFYRTLPDGKRLRLGWGSGWISTTIGLLLKGERRWEEIRKRLRLGMKPGGGSVSANFPKTRRIADGMPMGWVTLQ, encoded by the coding sequence ATGAGGCTTACGGTTCTTTCCCCCATCCACATCGGCGATGGAAGCGAGCTCACCGCCGTGGACATATATCCCTCCCACGAGAAAATCTTCGTCCTCGACACAGCAAGGCTCACTAACGATCTGCTCTCTCTCGGCGTCTCAATCGAGGAGATACTCTCGCTCCTCAAAAACCCTCCCGGTGACTACTACGTCTTCAAGGGCTACATAGACGAGTTCAAACTCCGCGTTGAGGACTATACTCTCTACTCCCTCCCGATCATCGGCAAGGAAGGCAAGGAGAGCATGAGGATAAAGCGCTTCATCAGGACGGACGGGAAGCCCTACATCCCCGGTTCCTCAATCAAGGGGGCAATAAGGACGGCCGTGCTCTACAAGGTTCTTAAGGAGTGCGGGGACAGCGGAACGGCCATGGAAGTTATCCGCAACATGGCGGGGAAAGCGGGGGGCAAGAAAAGGGAAAACGTTGAGCATCTCATAAATGCCATAGGGAGAAACACCACCCTGCTGGAGTACTACATCCACTACCTCGACTCCCAGCTCAGGCGGAGCGAAGAGCGGAAGGGGAGGTTTGATCCAAAGAGTGCCGACGACCTTCTTGAGGCCATTGTTTTCGGGATGGAACCTACATGGAACTTCCCGGGGATCGGGTACGAGCCCAAGCGCGACCCCATGCGCGCCCTCGTTGTCAGGGACTCCGGACCAATTGGGAAGAAGCACCTCGCGGTCTACCGCGTTGAAGTGGTCGGCGCCGAGAACCCAATTCCCATCTGGGTGGAGGGCCTAACGCCTGAAGCCAGCACGGAGGTCGAAATCCGCTTTGATAGGGAGACCCTCAGGCGGAACAGGGACTACTTCAACGGGCTCCTCTGGGAGTGCCTGAGCAACTACGGAAGGCCGGAGGAAGTTTTCGAGGACTTCCTCTGGGAGGCCGTTGAGGAGTTCTACGGGAGAGTCATCGAGGAAGAGATGAGGAACTCTTCGAAGTTCGGGGCTTACAAGCGGAGCGTTGAAGACTTCTACCGGACTCTTCCTGATGGAAAAAGACTCCGCCTCGGCTGGGGAAGCGGCTGGATCTCGACAACGATCGGCCTTCTCCTTAAGGGAGAGAGGCGCTGGGAAGAGATAAGGAAGAGGCTCAGGCTCGGCATGAAGCCAGGTGGTGGAAGCGTATCGGCCAACTTCCCGAAGACGAGGAGAATAGCCGACGGAATGCCAATGGGGTGGGTGACGCTTCAATGA
- the csx1 gene encoding CRISPR-associated CARF protein Csx1: MKLLIASWGDFERWKETKYRFGDERLSNASTLPILQKVIEPDWTVVVLPDTLGRNFSSYEDLKEDITGRIGSFFEHIGVGREVDVLIVPGVGTFPNGSFQGSALDVYYTALYYFSTVVPSNEPLEVHFDSTHGLNYITFLVYRALKDILGIAALRNPVRFKAYNSDPYVPNLSRELSINVIEEAMIEPHPLSEPLPGKKEYLLNHGMEWGDYGKFLSELEHLNRIIKSLKLYNIWIASLIHGLPLAFASYYPDGEEVNGAIEEIFELYSRAVEVGEREVKRKLALGPGFGGLVKLSFQLKVTEDLPKGREMSFEGLMAVTQALFRGRAKFSTEEELHRLSRAVPPLKEWKLLAEVFKEQGKNPNPTVDPRNFLAHAGLEANMIEVRREDELYFRYTEKKVRYNNKSVPPTDAIAMIIEKAWGG, encoded by the coding sequence ATGAAGCTTTTGATAGCTTCCTGGGGCGACTTTGAGAGGTGGAAGGAGACTAAGTACCGCTTTGGTGACGAGAGGCTCAGCAACGCCTCCACCCTCCCCATACTCCAGAAGGTCATCGAGCCGGACTGGACCGTTGTTGTTCTCCCGGACACCCTTGGGAGGAACTTCTCCTCGTACGAGGACCTCAAAGAGGACATAACGGGGAGAATCGGGAGCTTCTTTGAGCACATCGGGGTTGGCCGGGAAGTTGACGTTCTGATAGTTCCAGGAGTGGGGACGTTTCCCAACGGCTCCTTCCAGGGAAGTGCCCTCGACGTTTACTACACTGCTCTTTACTACTTCTCTACAGTAGTGCCCTCAAACGAGCCCCTCGAGGTTCACTTCGACTCCACCCACGGCCTCAACTACATCACCTTCCTCGTCTACCGCGCCCTCAAGGACATCCTCGGCATAGCGGCGCTTAGAAACCCCGTGAGGTTCAAAGCCTACAACTCCGACCCCTACGTCCCAAACCTCAGCAGGGAGCTTTCCATAAACGTCATAGAGGAGGCCATGATCGAGCCCCACCCCCTCTCAGAGCCTCTGCCTGGGAAAAAGGAGTACCTCCTAAACCATGGGATGGAATGGGGAGACTATGGGAAATTCCTTTCAGAGCTGGAACATCTCAACCGGATCATCAAAAGCCTCAAGCTATACAACATCTGGATAGCCTCGCTCATACACGGGCTCCCCCTTGCTTTTGCTTCCTATTACCCCGATGGAGAAGAGGTGAACGGCGCGATAGAGGAGATCTTTGAGCTTTACAGTCGAGCCGTGGAGGTCGGGGAGAGGGAAGTGAAGCGAAAGCTCGCCCTCGGTCCGGGGTTTGGGGGCCTCGTAAAGCTTTCCTTCCAGCTCAAGGTCACAGAGGATCTTCCAAAGGGAAGAGAAATGAGCTTTGAGGGGCTGATGGCAGTAACCCAAGCGCTCTTCCGGGGGAGGGCAAAGTTCTCGACGGAGGAGGAGCTCCACAGGCTGTCCCGAGCGGTTCCACCGCTAAAGGAATGGAAGCTCTTGGCGGAGGTTTTCAAGGAGCAGGGGAAGAACCCCAACCCCACGGTTGATCCCAGGAACTTCCTGGCGCATGCGGGCCTCGAGGCCAACATGATAGAGGTCAGGAGGGAGGATGAACTCTACTTCCGGTACACGGAGAAGAAAGTGAGGTACAACAACAAATCCGTTCCACCCACCGACGCCATCGCGATGATAATAGAGAAAGCGTGGGGTGGTTGA
- the cas6 gene encoding CRISPR-associated endoribonuclease Cas6, whose amino-acid sequence MRLKLTLMPLNRGFSRPNKHAIQGFIYNMLKGTEYEERHDQPRFKFFTFSDFFLDKEGRPTFIVSSPEEGFINALYSAIKERESIHIGKDEYQVVELKKFKLPLRRTFQTGSPVVLYRNASKNEYFKFHAHRDLHFFLDRLKENAEKKYSAFYGEELSLEGPLFDRMVPKLRPNGKIDVYVKVVKNGVPFPVIGSNWELLEKERIRPEERRFYRFLMDVGLGEKNSLGFGFINPIRG is encoded by the coding sequence ATGAGACTAAAGTTAACATTAATGCCCCTAAATAGAGGATTTTCTCGACCAAACAAGCACGCAATTCAGGGGTTTATTTACAACATGCTGAAAGGAACTGAGTATGAGGAGAGGCACGACCAGCCGAGGTTCAAGTTCTTCACGTTCTCCGACTTCTTCCTGGACAAAGAGGGGAGACCAACCTTCATAGTTTCCTCCCCAGAAGAAGGCTTCATCAACGCCCTCTACTCAGCCATTAAGGAAAGGGAGAGTATCCACATCGGGAAGGATGAGTACCAAGTTGTAGAGCTCAAGAAGTTCAAACTCCCGCTGAGGAGAACATTCCAGACGGGCTCACCGGTTGTTCTCTACAGGAACGCCAGCAAAAACGAATACTTCAAGTTCCACGCCCACAGGGACCTGCACTTTTTCCTCGATCGTCTTAAAGAGAACGCCGAGAAGAAGTACAGCGCCTTCTATGGGGAGGAGCTTTCCCTCGAAGGCCCGTTGTTTGACAGGATGGTGCCCAAGCTCAGGCCCAACGGGAAGATAGACGTTTACGTGAAGGTCGTCAAGAATGGAGTCCCTTTTCCAGTCATCGGCTCCAACTGGGAGCTTCTTGAAAAGGAGCGCATAAGGCCAGAGGAGAGAAGATTCTACCGCTTCCTCATGGATGTTGGTCTGGGGGAGAAGAACAGCCTCGGCTTTGGCTTTATTAACCCGATCCGGGGGTGA
- the dmpI gene encoding 4-oxalocrotonate tautomerase DmpI, with product MPMVIIEGPKADVETKRELVRRITEVIREVYKVHHVSVIIHENETENVGSDGELLSDIIARRRG from the coding sequence ATGCCGATGGTGATAATTGAGGGCCCGAAGGCGGATGTGGAGACCAAGAGGGAGCTTGTGAGGAGAATAACCGAGGTGATAAGGGAAGTCTACAAGGTCCACCACGTGAGCGTCATAATCCACGAGAACGAGACTGAGAACGTTGGCTCGGATGGCGAGCTCCTCTCGGACATAATAGCGAGGAGAAGGGGATGA
- the cas7i gene encoding type I-B CRISPR-associated protein Cas7/Cst2/DevR encodes MKAIEVVTLTKVEGANLNSNGTEGVIAVLKKLRDPVDGREYVRVSGQSVKYHLRTLLKELGWELSQVVPKSEGGQKVIVSLGEPQNYIDDDLFGYMIAKKVDGKNATLRRTAVVRTNGMVSLFPYQEDRDFGVRYDPSGDNHNIYETEITTNVMRGNFFIEVDRLGVFKEGLEVPKLEGLEAKKEKDATGKEVTLYVLPKDEREKRLKALLEAIMQYHGGAKLSNFFTKVYPEVMVVALLRHKIPVIGDALRVKPGYVDGKLVLDVDLLKETVETFENNIERLYIGLFENRFANVDELKKAFEGMEKAEVLSMRELRERIEKLELGE; translated from the coding sequence ATGAAGGCAATTGAGGTAGTTACCCTAACCAAGGTTGAAGGTGCAAACCTGAACTCGAACGGCACCGAAGGGGTGATAGCGGTCCTCAAGAAGCTGCGCGATCCCGTTGATGGAAGGGAGTACGTCAGGGTGAGCGGCCAGAGTGTCAAGTACCACCTGAGAACCCTTTTAAAGGAGCTCGGGTGGGAGCTGAGCCAGGTCGTCCCCAAGAGCGAAGGTGGCCAGAAGGTCATAGTTTCACTCGGCGAGCCACAAAACTATATAGACGACGACCTCTTCGGCTACATGATAGCCAAGAAGGTCGATGGAAAGAACGCAACCCTGAGGAGGACGGCCGTCGTCAGGACGAACGGCATGGTATCGCTCTTCCCATACCAGGAGGACAGGGACTTCGGAGTCCGCTACGACCCGAGCGGGGACAACCACAACATATACGAGACGGAGATAACCACCAACGTCATGAGGGGCAACTTCTTCATAGAGGTTGACAGGCTCGGCGTTTTCAAGGAGGGCCTTGAGGTTCCGAAGCTTGAGGGCCTTGAGGCTAAAAAGGAGAAGGACGCCACTGGAAAGGAAGTTACGCTCTACGTCCTCCCGAAGGATGAGAGGGAGAAGCGCCTGAAGGCACTGCTTGAGGCGATAATGCAGTACCATGGCGGCGCTAAGCTGAGCAACTTCTTCACCAAGGTCTATCCCGAGGTAATGGTGGTCGCCCTGCTGAGGCATAAGATACCTGTCATCGGCGATGCTCTTCGCGTGAAGCCCGGCTACGTTGACGGAAAGCTCGTCCTCGACGTCGACCTCCTCAAGGAGACCGTGGAGACGTTTGAAAACAACATAGAGAGGCTCTACATCGGCCTCTTCGAGAACCGCTTCGCCAACGTGGACGAGCTGAAGAAGGCCTTTGAGGGAATGGAGAAGGCAGAGGTTCTCAGCATGAGGGAGCTGAGGGAGAGGATAGAAAAGCTTGAGCTCGGTGAGTGA